A window of the Hordeum vulgare subsp. vulgare chromosome 5H, MorexV3_pseudomolecules_assembly, whole genome shotgun sequence genome harbors these coding sequences:
- the LOC123399189 gene encoding protein trichome birefringence-like 34 — protein sequence MAVKVVGCAPPRKYRNAGGDPEEPCRQLQAESRKSTRAWAVVTVRISVRSLCFRSSLLLVVVLFVVTGISVTSKDSAGEPPSVPPHPAAAISATTTRSSGFTAAGPPTVSTPPAAPASALTNRSSEVTAAEPPTVAAAGGGRGVDECDMSSGRWVYDEEAYPLYKESACRFMSENLACGKYGRTDLRYQHWRWQPHGCDLPRFDAAKLLEKLRGKRLAFVGDSLNRNQWVSMVCLIDTATPGLHKTLDSTGSLVSFNVHEYNASVDFYWSPLLVESNSDHPVHHRVADRTVRAASIVKHARHWTNADVLVFNSYLWWRRPSIKVRWGSFETPAAKENEHYGVTKAVDGLRAFELALTTWADWLEFHVDRARTRLFFVTMSPTHLPSDEWGDDAGGGASHGCYNETEPIAAAEEGGRYQRGNTSDPAFARAVEEQARRLGARGVAVRLVKVTGMSERRKDAHPSVHRRQWDPITDAQGRDPSSYADCIHWCLPGVPDVWNHLLYAHIVS from the exons ATGGCTGTCAAGGTGGTCGGGTGCGCTCCGCCGCGCAAGTATCGAAACGCCGGCGGCGACCCTGAGGAGCCGTGCCGACAGCTGCAGGCCGAGTCCAGGAAGTCGACGAGGGCGTGGGCCGTAGTCACGGTGCGCATCAGCGTACGGAGCCTCTGCTTCCGTTCGTCCCTGCTACTTGTGGTCGTGCTGTTCGTCGTTACCGGCATCTCGGTCACGAGCAAGGACAGCGCCGGCGAGCCGCCGTCGGTGCCTCCGCATCCCGCTGCCGCCATCTCGGCCACGACGACCAGGAGCAGCGGCTTCACCGCCGCGGGGCCACCGACCGTGTCTACGCCTCCCGCTGCTCCTGCCTCGGCCCTGACGAACAGGAGCAGCGAGGTCACGGCCGCCGAGCCACCTACCGTTGCTGCCGCCGGTGGTGGCCGGGGCGTGGACGAGTGTGACATGTCCTCCGGCCGGTGGGTTTACGACGAGGAGGCGTACCCTCTGTACAAGGAGAGCGCGTGCCGGTTCATGTCGGAGAACCTGGCATGCGGGAAGTACGGCAGGACGGACCTCCGGTACCAGCACTGGCGGTGGCAGCCGCACGGCTGCGACCTTCCTAG GTTCGACGCGGCGAAGTTGCTGGAGAAGCTGCGCGGGAAGCGGCTGGCTTTCGTGGGCGACTCCCTGAACCGGAACCAGTGGGTGTCCATGGTGTGCCTCATCGACACCGCCACCCCGGGCCTCCACAAGACCCTCGACTCCACCGGATCCCTCGTCTCCTTCAACGTCCAC GAGTACAACGCGTCGGTGGACTTCTACTGGTCGCCGCTGCTGGTGGAGTCCAACTCGGACCACCCGGTGCACCACCGCGTCGCCGACCGCACCGTGCGCGCCGCCTCCATCGTCAAGCACGCCCGGCACTGGACGAACGCCGACGTGCTCGTCTTCAACTCCTACCTCTGGTGGCGCCGCCCCTCCATCAAAGTCCG GTGGGGGTCGTTCGAGACACCGGCGGCGAAAGAGAACGAGCACTACGGGGTGACCAAGGCGGTCGACGGCCTGCGCGCGTTCGAGCTGGCGCTCACGACGTGGGCCGACTGGCTCGAGTTCCACGTCGACCGCGCACGCACCCGCCTCTTCTTCGTGACCATGTCGCCGACccacctcccctccgacgagtggGGTGACGACGCCGGCGGCGGCGCCAGCCACGGGTGCTACAACGAGACGGAGCCGATCGCTGCGGCGGAGGAGGGGGGCCGCTACCAGCGCGGCAACACGTCGGACCCGGCGTTCGCGCGTGCGGTAGAGGAGCAGGCGCGGCGGCTGGGCGCGCGCGGCGTGGCGGTGCGGCTGGTGAAGGTGACGGGGATGTCGGAGCGGCGCAAGGACGCGCACCCGTCGGTGCACCGGCGGCAGTGGGACCCCATCACGGACGCGCAGGGGAGGGACCCGAGCAGCTACGCGGACTGCATCCATTGGTGCCTCCCCGGCGTGCCCGACGTATGGAACCACCTCCTCTACGCGCACATCGTCTCATGA